GAGATCTCACTGAAGGAGCTGTGTTAAGATCGACATGTTTCCTACATACTGTTCCTATAGGTGGAAAAAAATGGAAAGTTATTGCTAATATGTTACTCTACAAAGTTATGTTTTAGACAtctctccatatatatatatatatatatatatatacacacacacacacacacacacacacatacatacacatacatatatatatatatatatatatatatatatatatatatatatatatatatatatacatacatacacacacacatatatttatatatacacacacactaactatatatgtatatacatatatacacacatgtatatatatatatatatatatatatatatatatatatatatatatatatatatatatatatacacacatgtatatatatacatgtgtgtatatatgtatatacatatatagttagtgtgtgtatatatatatatatatatatatatatatatatatatatatatatatatatatacacacacacacacacacacacacacacacacacatatatatatatatatatatatatacacacacatatacacacacatatttatatatatatatacacacacgtatatacacatacacatacatacatatatatatatatatatatatacacacacacacacacacacacacacacacacacacacacatatatatatatatatatatatatatatatatatatatatatatatatatacacacacatatacacacacatatacacacacatatttatatatatatacacacacgtatatacacatacacatacatacatacatacatacatatatatatatatatatatatatatatatatatatatatatatatatatatatatatatatatatatatatatacggaaagtattcagaccccgtTAAATTGTTCACTGTTattttgcagccatttgctaaaatcatttgttttttttcctcattcatctacacacagcaccccatattgacagaaaaacacagaattgttgacatttttgcagatttattaaaaaagacatTTAGCAAGTCacttagcaaatggctgcaatataataaaaaaaacgtatttaagagggtctgaatactttccgtagggatgcaccgataccgaTACTTGGAGGGGATATCGGTTCGAtatgcatatttttgctggatcggatATCGGCCAGCTAGTACCAATCCAAATCCGATGCAAATGCCGCTGCACCTATCAATCATTCTCGATTCATTCAAAATTTAAACTGTGTGTCATGAAAAACTTACTTTAAGACTaattgttcctgttaatataagtAATCGGTGGAGAAATGCCTTTAGTTttgctttaaataattaattttgaccaTCAATAAGAAGTTtgttgctgtttctaaatcatgttgtgctgtgtctgttagatcagcagaacACTGGAGTAGACAGAgctattacctgctcttcacacacaaagtagccctacctgaaactttaaattagaaaaggctcaataatacattacagatttcaaaggaaaatcttaatattaaagtaggaagcataagctggaccacaacagatcatatacCAATGTCATAATGAGTGCTCAAATAATGTGGCATaatttacagcaagcatcatgtttagttagattgtgtcatctgtcatatacagtaggcctataggtctgttattttatatataagaaagtgttaaggtcacactttattttgatgatccgttggttgaatttaagttacactgcatctacatgccaacttattctcattagattataagtagaccgtTGGGCTTAGGCTGACATTTAGTACTTACAAAGtgtcttctagtcagttaaatctctgtttagcagcagatattaagcagacagtctactaatactcaaatggagcatcaaaataaagtgttaccaatatattATTTGAGTCTTTCACATAAGCTATAGAATTcgtattttgctttaaaaaaaggcACAGTATTGGGATTGGATCTGTAtcagtcgatactcagaattttggtatcgggatcaGATTGGTTCCAAAAAAAGGTATCGGTGCATCTCTATCCTGTACCCATAGTATATACGGTATACGTATTGAACTTGGTGTGAAGATGTACATTAAGGAAAAATTTACCACAGACATTGAGTTATTGAAAAATCCAAGGTAATGATGTGACCAAAAGTggaggtgtgcattattttctaataattcaatggccaGGTCTGTGATTTAACAAATAGGTTtcatgctgtttgtttgtttgttgtagatCCTCCAAATAGCGTCTCAGTGTCCATCAGTGGATCTGCTGTAATAATGTctggagattcagtgactctgagctgcagcagtgactcaaaccctcctgcacAAATCAGCTGGTTTAAAGGAAATAAATCTCTGAATTCTGGAGGAATCTTCAGCATCTCCAAGATCAGCTCTGATGACAGTGGAGAATACAAGTGTAAAGCCAGAAATGACCATGGAGTGAAATACTCTGATCCTGTGACTTTAAATGTCCAGTGTGAGTTTATGAGCATCTTACTTTAAattcccaaaataaaaaaaaaataatatctgcTGAAATTTTTCATGTTTGTCATTTTAGATCCTCCAAAGAGCGTCTCAGTGTCCATCAGTGGATCTGTTGTAATAATGGAGGGAGATTCAGTGAGTCTGAGCTGCAGCagtgactcaaaccctcctgcagAAATCAGCTGGTTTAAAGGAAATACATCTCTGAATTCTGGAAGAATCTTCAGCATCTCTAAGATCAGCTCTGATGACAGTGGAGAATACAAGTGTAAAGCCAGAAATGAACATGGAGAGAAATACTCTGATCCTGTGACTTTAGATGTCCAGCGTGAGTTAATGACAGTTCAGTATCGTGACTGATTCTCTGAATAAACCTGTATTTTCAAATCAGGCTTTATACAAACTGGAAAACAGCCcagattattgattattgatccTTCAGATGCAAGTTTAAAAAAGTATAGTGTAAGCCtaattgttttaaacagaaattcaaGTAATGCCACTTAATTAATGGACTATACCTTTCGCTTAATTCAAGTGAATAAAACTGGcttttttccttcagtttttGTGTCATTTCTGACAGAATAATACGCTGGATTGTGAAAGTTTTTTTGTGACGTTACCACCAACATGTGTGTGATTTCTGCAGTTCCCAAACATAAGGATTCCTCCATGTATGCGGCATTTCGGATCGGAGCCACATGTGCAGTTTTACTTCTCCTCTGCATTCTCCTGTTCATAAGGTGAGGCGTTTGGTTTAAATAACTTACATGAAATCATCATTTGATATTaatgtgtgtttacatgttcatCTCTGTGCTGCAGTACAAGAAAAAAGGCTGGAGTGTCAAACAACAGACAGAATCAGGTCAGAAGACTAAATTATAACTccaccagcatggaccacgccacactttgagctagactttattgtagggatgaaggGGATGGCTAGGGAACGGTGGGAGGAAGGGGAAGGGAAGTAAGAGGATGAACAGTGAACAGGTAGATAGGTTGATCAGGCGTTCTACGAAGATTCAGAGTGGGGGTaccgtctctgtaatattttgctAGAGTGATTGGACCCAATGATTCAACCTATGCATgaagagagggttataggattgtgAATGGAAGCGAGGAAATGAAGGGAGGGTGGCTTCGAAAGAATGAGAAGAACCATGCTATAGGACTGGTCTGCATACctatcaacattgggatgtgagaataagggatatgcccacaaTAATAAgggaatcccccccccccctcatctttaaatatgttcatctgcagctgttatattgtataaatacagttaaatggtcagtaatatgttttattattattatttacaaaagtaaaaaaaataaatagtgtacattagcagcaaataaattagcaaacagctCAGCAaacgtttgattacattaaataacagagctgtcactttaaaaatacacacttCTAACATTAGAATAatagcattcgattgctttcctgactttttatgctcatttaggacaaaattagttgtgtttgaaaaaaaaaaaacacaccaagatcgacatctttagatgttattattattattaattgtgtgtatatgtctgttcaaacatgcacccaaaacccagactttcgctgcgcttcaaatcacgtgtacagaatcagtttgggaaacagcgtctatgtATCACTATGAAgcacatcagctgacagtcacgcactgctatatgactgttttgaagattgcataggaggggagacggcacctgtaataaaaaggaaggggaatcctgctgtttttatatttatttcagtgttttcatgcctaaataaagcaaaagcacagaacacactcacatttaagagcaaggggcggcccctggtggttcggcggtatgggttgcatatagggaggctcggctctttaatgtttatttgccaccattcagagaaagactgaaaataaagGGAAAATACATTTACGgaatgatagtgggatagaactgtaaaatactggagaatcccgggaaaaaagCGGGAGGGTTGCCAGGTATGGGTCTGCCTTATTAGGGAGTtggtgattggttaaggagacacaGTGAGGCGTGGTCCCACTGCTGAAcatttgttaacaagttaactccatttcATCACGTTGCTCTTTTATTATTTCGTATCTGATTTCTCATTGCGTTCGGCTCAAGCAGGTGATTTAGTTTTTCTGACCTGTTTTTCCAGGTTCGACGTCCTCCACGCTCCGGCAGAGACATCTATGAAAATGATTCGCTTGTGAACGTCCTCAACAGGACAGATCAGACCAGCTGAGCATCTCTTCAATCCACAGATACTGAGGAGATCAAGTAAGCAATCATACAACATAACTTAAACTATCAAATCAACTATGAGAATCAGCAAATGCTCCATCCTGTATCTGCCGTCAGGTGAGAAACTAACAGGCTTAAAACACATCATATTAAAACTTTTACATTACtttcagttttcatttaaatGATGGTTAAAATCTGATCTTTGCTCCACAGATCTGGTGCTGTGGTGAATAATGGAGTGATTTACAGCATGATCAAAGCTCCGGGATCATAAAGTGGATTGAAAATGAAGCTTTATCACTCATTTACTGCAACTTTTCATTTAATgttcatattaaattaaatgtgtggCATCAGGAACATTACATGTGCTTTCTCCTCAGCGTTGTCTGTCTTCAGTTGATTTGGCAATGCTGCAGACTAGAAGCTTTTGTTtgtggttatttatttataagtgagTCTTTGTAGACTGTGGTTCAGCACTTCAGAGTGGGAAACTACAACATCTACTTGTTATAATTGAACTAGTCAATTTCTGTTAATAGCTCATTTTTTGTAATGTTACCAAAGATGTGGGAAATTTTCATGATTTGCTGCATTAATAGTGTAAGGGTAAAGTTGatagggtaaagttggtttttgctagaagagatacagctgtggacagaAGTTAGCgagcattatattatttttttttacattttccgattaactgcattttattaaagagcccatattgtacatgaaatagggtcatatgtaggttgtaagggtctccaacaacagtctaatatgcatgcaaggtcaaaaaacactttgatggtcttataatctgcaattatttttagctaattatcccagcgactcccatatgaatcgtttagcgattcatttgttcccaaccccctcctctgcgcgaagctaatctgcactgattggaccgatgacagcctgctgcgattggtcgacagtgacaggcttcagcgcgagacagagtgaaatgcccagctgctaatcaacaatataaaagtagtcacagtgcatacacgcttcatagtgtaaggcttttttcacacacacacacacacacacacaacccttctcagaagaactggggagatcgacgcgagtcttcAAGCCGTCACACACTGTACctcctctttttctctctctctctcacacacacacacaacgctcctcagaagaactagggagagcgacgcgagtctcctgtctcctagcccctagccgttacacactcgacctgctctttttctcacacacacaaacacatcacgctcctcctcagaactagggagatcgacacgagtctcctgtctcctagcttacgatggccatagcaacgacaaacggcagtggaacgcgagctcacaaaagcatttaacgttaaatccgtaaacaaagcggcacgcgtcgcgtttttaacgtggcttacatgcgataagagaatataaagagtaaccgcgtgtactgtaccaggttaacaagtaacaaaacacaataaatacataatttgcaagctagagtaaatgaggcaacaattttaatcgcacttacttacactagtgaataaacctcaaccactgactcttcacagtttcatctttgggtagagactgtcaatattatccatctgagcacagcgtgacttcattggaccggcggcgtctgtgtgtgtgtgtctagtgttttttctgtgttagtgggcggggccacaggtttcaaatctccctggtttgcgcgcgtaactactggcgaggcttgtgtttcgtggctgcgtcatcgcgaaacacctaatgactcgttatcaagacgactcttttgaagcactatgagtcgactcttttatagatgaatcaataattttaaacactgtacacttacagatttaagccttagctggatatttcacttcacttagagctgtgttacacactacatggaagggcgttttcaaaaacccataatatgggctctttaacatctacccctaccccaaccaccACAGTaaagtaaaacagtaattatatcaagtattgttcatattatttattacattacccattaaattgtattttattaacaccggcccccaaccctaaacctacccctcacagtaaagtcaatattaattaatattgtacattgtgagtatctgcagctgtatcccttctaggcTTTACCAGTAAAGTTGGGccagtacttttattttttaaaaatgaaccattattggatttgtccatatttcacccaaaattggatgtaaataacccagcatttctgtgtgtatataaatacagtGTATGCATGTTTCATATGTTGATGTGTTTTAAGATTGTGTAATAAAAGGTGTCTTGTTAAAAGAAACAAAggcttctgcaggtttcaccaagacACATTTAAGACCTTGGTCTAAAGTCCGATCGCAGCGGGCAATCtgcataatacaatttaaagggcacctatggtaaaaaatatacttttcaagctgtttggacagacgtatatgcatgtatggtgtatagagcgtcatattgggctgatataagcacacccagtgcttttttttttcaatttaacaacataaaaaacggtggaccaattggagctgttttcagaccgaccgcaactttacgtaggagagcggtccccccgcccaccaatattgattgacaggcgagtcatcatatcctcagtttgttgatacacgtccgccattttcagcatgagtcgaagcgatatcactaaaggaacacgctagctctatttttagatgcaaggctcattgggctcaacacaagatcaatattctccacattatcgctctaatcagaattattggttgtatctttaggtaggtttgcaaacatgtgtacttctcattgagtctaccttatacttcagccgtttgcatttctcgcgatcccagaagctccctgtgatcttaactagcatgcgttttagaattctaaacatcggtttctatcagggtacactcaagtcgacggctgggcgctgcggaccgctgcagaaacctatgtttagaattcaaaaatgcgtggcgcgacgattcgggacacttcatgtttctgccgcgccacagagagtgtctggtgtgccgtgtcgcggcttcgagcggcgcatccggtgcctcagtcaaagttaattcagtgtgcgtggttattagtttctgtgtacaagctcggcacttgaaactagcacacagttggctgtaaaactgtacaaagacacaaatgattttgtactctctgcttggtctgtgtcagagtcgtacatgtacgactgaatgatgatcctctcactccttctctcagtctgcctgtcagactctgttgcaaacacagagcgggtgagctcatggccccgcccccttgttactttgggcgggaagccgaaactaatttacatgtgaagcaacacacccctaaatcagcgaactgtggacacgcccccaacatgacactttttaacacattataataaaacaatctgaacagtgttaaactgaacctaaactggcacactcagaagagccatcatattaatattaaatgattaaaaagaggtaaactatgtgccctttaaggaataaaaaaagaagaaaaaataaataaataaataaataaaataaaaaacaaagaccAGAGGGACATTTATATACGGTTATACATTGAAAgccattttttacttttaaaagactttttgttttttttatgcccactaaacacaaaatatatgacttacagtcaatttaaaaaaatagccagaattagtttttttatttcaaacatttacacTTAATAAAAAACTTACCCATTATAATAAAAAGATTAACACTGAATGTACTGAATGCAAGATTTAGAGTTGCAATAAAAGAAAACTAtgtcaaaattatttaaacaaatatcaaCATTTGTCTTTTCTGAGAGACAGATATATAGTTCCGTCCAAAGGCTGCCTGAAACCTGGTGCATAACCACCTTCTCCAACGTGCCACTCTCTGCACGGCACACATCCCCACCTTTCCGCCTCTACTCTTGGCAGGTATGCTAAACGCTGAGGATTTCATTTTTTAACAGCCCAGCAGAAGCAAattttacttgccccatcaaaaaaataataattttaattagttatttcttatattttaaataatgtgccaAATCCGCTGAtcgtacatacattttttttcaacaacttAAATGCTAAATGTACGCACAAcagatttaatataatataatataaaataatatgatatgatataatataatataatatataatataatatagggtgacgtagtggcgcagtaggtagtgttgtcgcctcacagcaagatcgctggttcgagcctcggctgggtcagttggggtttctgtgaggagtttgcatgttctccctgcgttcgtgcgggtttcctctgagtgctccggtttcccccacagtccaaacacatgcggtacaggtgaattgggtaggctaaattgtctgtagtgtatgagtgtgaatgagtgtgtgtggatgtttcccagagatgggttgcggctggaagggcatctgctgcgtaaagcaaatgctggataagttggtggttcattctgctgtggcgaccccggattaataaagggactaagccgacaagaaaatgaataatattaaatatagtatAATTAGTTATGAATATAGTTTTGCTTATTGAAGTGTATTGAGATGTATTTTTGGTGACTGGATGTGTGTTGGATTGATTGGATAGCTTtacacaaatcaaatttaagacccgtttaaaattattaaagacctacaagacaatatttcactgaatttaagacctttttaaggcctaaagtgTTGTTTTGGAAATGTAAGAGCCCGTGAATACCCTGTAGAAGTGTATGATTACATCAGAATCACAGCGACAGTGAATCACTTAAATGCTGGATTTGTAAATCACTATAAATACCTTTATAAACTTGGTGGTCAGTTTACCTTATCAACGCCAATGACGCCACATTTAGACGCTCCTCGTGTTTCTGTACATGTAGTAAACCTGTAAAACACTGGACATTACTTGTTCACAACATTTCTGCCTATGTAATGTGGTCGCGCGACCTGAGGTGGAGAAACTCGACTGCGCATGTGCAGTAACAGACCAATCGCGCGctttagagagagagagtttacttAATGAGGAACATTCTGAACATTAGTTTACTCGCTCTGAGCTTGTTTCAGATGTAGtcaagatttagttttttaaaagctgaccacaaaagaggatattttgctGGAAAACAACACTCTagccattcattttatttatttagttttatatctCTGATGATAAGTTagaggaaatatttgaaatacgtatttttgttttaagttatcgctaataaaaactttattattattattattattattattattattattatgcagtaTTAACAAGCCTAATCTTTTCCCAGATCGGGTTGAATAAGAAGCCAAGTTGTACCCAAGTTGTCCACTAGGGCGCGCTGTTTGCCTTTTCTCTCAGCTTATCTCCAGTTTTCGGTCATGTAGTGATGTTTCCACTATATATTCTCTCTCTCATCCTGTAAACCCAACACTCACAaacacaatctgcatttttacattttcaaaatacttcattatgTGTGTTTTATGAGCAAAAGATGTCTCCTCAAGATCAAACATGACTGGTGTATGTAGATGCTTCTGTGGACATTTGCTCGGTACAATATAAAGAATACAATGTGCTTTATTCCATTgctgaataaaacaaacacataaacaatataatataaactatcACAGAAGACATCTTTGATAATATTGAACACTATGTAGAGTAGTAGCCTACAGTAGTTTGTTGTTCTGAACATATAGGCACAGTTTCACAGATTATATAAGACAGGGTTTATAGTTAAATTAGGGGCATTTAAGCAGCTTTTATAAAAATGCATTAGAAAAAGCACATTACTAGTGTACATCTTAAAACAAATCAATAGAAggtatttatttaaagacattcattcattctccttcagctgagtttccttaattcatcaggggtcgacacaacgaaatgaaccaccaacttatccagcatatgttttacacagcggatgcccttccagctgcaacccattacatggaaacacccatacacacccatccacacacacactatgtccaatttagttcatcaattcccctatagcgcatgtgtttggactgtgggggaaagcggagcacccagaggaaacccacaccaacacggggagaacatgcaaactccacacagaaacaccaactgacccagccgggactcaaaccagggatcatcttgctgtaaggcgaccaCTGAGCCCACATGTTGCCATTTAAAGACATATCACTTCACGTTATTTTCAGATAATATATCAGATATTCAGTTTAGTCCGTACTGtactaaaagatatggacgtagtatctttgacgtcacctataggtttctgaagagcgcaaatgaagctacaggtaggcgtggccaaccgttgccattttcttcgtgcgtcatcgcacccaccttgggtgaccaaataagggcaaagaggcggagcgtcagtggagctacaaacgcctgctagcattttgcttagacaggcttttctttgggagaaacgcttaatacctcattacctgcgactcatttgtgttctgaccacatgtgcttggctgtacactatatcaataaagtgtttagacttttaaaaacactgttgtattacattgagccactaaacattgttcttatgatgttgttctacaggaggaaaactcgaattacttccaaacacttcagatatagtgtgtgttagtaaatgcaaggctaattatgaaatccagcataacactgtatgacaacgcttcagatgactgttttatagcctgcagctaatcaatctgtcagattctggagggcattgcAGCTCTAAAGAACTTTATAAAtgctaaatgatcttaaataaaacaaatacatttatagagatggtatataagtatgtAATTTCagtcacctgggaaatggaggctacgtgaatggtttgtgagcacaattaggtgcacacagcatcccatatcatctgataattgtaggaaataatcccaaaaggcaattgactgtgtaaagccacataaaacaacacaaagtaGGATGTATACGCTGagatcagcggctaatcagccggaatcagctgccGAGACAGTGACCAGTGAGTCCTAattgtcactcaagtggccacgcccttaattatgcggCCTAATAAAACTAAACGAtcgagttataaaaaaaaattcatcccccacagttgtcatgaagggtaatattagctatatacaccaaaaccatcatttgtaccaggctgtaaacattcttttatcagctgtaaaattggccaatttaccattgcagtcagaGAACATCTagagttcctggagccagcccccaaaggccagtcgatgaactgcagttttagttacttccctATTgacttcacgagggagagcaggaggttgccgcttggttgagTCTAGCACCTGCCTTATCTCTGTGAACCTCAGGACAGATTTACACATACAGTCCagcttaataatgtttttttacaagtgtatgtgaattttcagctcaaaatagcacacaaatgttttataactctctgaaactgaccccaTTTGGGCTTTGATCCTAATGTGACTAATTAaagtgactgtcactttaaattcaaatgagattttcaaAAGTGGGCGGGGCTACctgatgcctgtgtgtcagcatagtggcagactcaaaacaagactaacgttatCTGTGTGAAAACGTGTGCGTCagagtgtgcttcatgcttctgtcagtctatggagactcctgtcgctgttcatttgcGCTTCaactaaaactccacatctataatccccTTAGTctttgctgacattatcttcagcagctcaaacactctaatggctaatggacagacggctgcttctcactcagggctgctgtttatgctaatgagggagagatgggcactagtgggcggagctttccccctctgatgacacgtacaaagggagaatgtcaatcaaagtgtttctgcagactgttttgatcaagtctgattatataaaatagaattaaaaatgtttaccattagaggctggagatattcacacactgctgacacacaactgtgtttaaaccctttataaaagtgatttttatcacaataggtcccctttaaaacactatgaatgagtgaaaatctcttgactctgattggctgttgacaTTTTCCTCTCTCGTCTGGACTGCcaccattagtgtttattttcagctctgggttcagagTTTATATTAATATGAGATATTTGCATTAAACTatgctttttttttgtcagaatcATTCACAAACAGATCATTTTTAGTCTAAACACCACCCAAACCTTTTTTAGATGATAAAAAGTGAGAAAGGTTTACCTGAGACCACTTGTTTGTCTGATGTTTTTCCATTGTTTAAGGTAGATATGATTAATTAATATCATTTTAGGCtcatttgaatattaataatagccATGTGGGCTGGAGGTGCGTGTCAGTCAGACTGAAATCTTACACCAAAAGCCTCTGCTGTTTCTGAGAAGCGAAACTTCAGCCGTCTTCCTGTTTTTGGACACGCACATGCACTAAAAATAATGTGCTAACATATACCTATAGATTTTATTACAATTCATTCTATTATAACTGCACAAAGTATTGATTTTAGTATGTCACTACTGAAATGAAGcttaatttattacattaaatcaAAAACAATCATGCAAAATCAGAAGATCATGCATAAAAGCATGTAGTGATGCAACTCTAAACACTGAAGATGCTGACACTTAGTATATGATTCATGTGTACAACGGGAAGCAAACAGCcgcc
This genomic stretch from Danio aesculapii chromosome 1, fDanAes4.1, whole genome shotgun sequence harbors:
- the LOC130222742 gene encoding B-cell receptor CD22-like, which codes for MAVRLALLPLILLMIHIVCDEDDDDEWRVKYTPIHICALKSSTVIMRCTYTYPKKHKVMTAFWTRHPPKQGQEYPDLSVDPEYIQRLQYLGDKQQNCTVRLSHVTKKDEHVYYFRFTTNVTKGMWIGTPGVHLSVTDLQLESPERVTEGDSVRLTCKSSCKLTDTPTFIWYRNSQTLTVRSNELLLQSVRREDAGRYRCAVHGHTLTSPEVYLIVTYPPNSVSVSISGSAVIMSGDSVTLSCSSDSNPPAQISWFKGNKSLNSGGIFSISKISSDDSGEYKCKARNDHGVKYSDPVTLNVQYPPKSVSVSISGSVVIMEGDSVSLSCSSDSNPPAEISWFKGNTSLNSGRIFSISKISSDDSGEYKCKARNEHGEKYSDPVTLDVQLPKHKDSSMYAAFRIGATCAVLLLLCILLFISTRKKAGVSNNRQNQVRRLNYNSTSMDHATL